One Cervus elaphus chromosome 27, mCerEla1.1, whole genome shotgun sequence genomic region harbors:
- the MBD1 gene encoding methyl-CpG-binding domain protein 1 isoform X8, producing MAEDWLDCPALGPGWKRREVFRKSGATCGRSDTYYQSPTGDRIRSKVELTRYLGPACDLTLFDFKQGVLCYPSPKDHSLAITSRKRKKPSKPAKARKCQVGPQKSEVRKETPRDDTKADTDTVPASLPAPGCCENCGISFSGDGTRRQRLKTLCKDCRAQRIAFNREQRMFKRVGCGECTACQVKEDCGACSTCLLQLPRDVASGLFCKCERRRCLRIVERSRGCGVCRGCQTREDCGRCRVCLRPPRPGLRRQWKCVQRRCLRHLAHRLRRHHQRCQRRPPLAVAPPAGKHGRRRGGCDSKVVPRRRPPRAQSPPPPPPPQPPESPELHPRALAPSPPAEFIYYCVDEDELQPYTNRRQNRKCGACAACLRRMDCGHCDFCCDKPKFGGSNQKRQKCRWRQCLQFAMKRLLPSVWAESEDGASPPPAHPRRKRPGSTRRPHLGQTLKPPLATPTAQPDRAQTPVKEEAGGGFVLPPPGTDLVFLREGASSPVPVPGPASAATEARLQEAQCPGLSWVVALPQVKQEKADAQEDWTPGSAILTSPVLLPGCPSKAVDPGLPSVKQEPPDPEEDKEDNKDDSTSDLAPEEEAGGAGTPVITEIFSLGGSRLRDTAVWLPRLRKLLAVNENEYFTELQLKEEAL from the exons ATGGCTGAGGACTGGCTGGACTGCCCAGCCCTGGGCCCCGGCTGGAAGCGCCGTGAGGTTTTTCGCAAGTCAGGTGCCACCTGCGGACGCTCAGACACCTACTACCAGAG CCCCACAGGAGACAGGATCCGAAGCAAAGTTGAGCTGACCCGATACCTGGGCCCTGCATGTGATCTCACCCTCTTTGACTTCAAACAAGGCGTCCTCTGCTATCCATCCCCCAAG GACCATTCCTTGGCCATCACCAGCAGGAAGCGGAAGAAGCCTTCGAAGCCAGCCAAGGCTCGGAAGTGTCAGGTTGGACCTCAGAAGAGTGAAGTCAGGAAGGAGACACCAAGGGATGACACCAAGGCTGACACTGACACAGTCCCAGCTTCACTTCCTGCACCTGG GTGCTGTGAGAACTGTGGAATCAGCTTTTCAGGAGATGGTACCCGAAGGCAGCGGCTCAAGACTTTATGCAAGGACTGCCGAG CACAGAGGATTGCTTTCAATCGGGAGCAGAGGATGTTTAAG CGTGTGGGCTGTGGGGAGTGCACGGCCTGCCAGGTGAAGGAAGACTGCGGGGCCTGCTCCACCTGCCTCCTGCAGCTGCCCCGCGATGTGGCCTCGGGGCTGTTCTGCAAGTGTGAGCGAAGACGGTGCCTCCGAATTGTGGAAAGG AGCCGAGGGTGTGGCGTGTGCCGGGGCTGTCAGACCCGAGAGGACTGTGGCCGCTGTCGAGTCTGCCTTCGCCCTCCCCGCCCTGGGCTCCGGCGCCAGTGGAAGTGCGTCCAGCGGCGCTGCCTCCGG CACCTTGCCCACCGCCTCCGTCGCCACCATCAGCGATGTCAACGACGCCCTCCCCTCGCTGTGGCTCCCCCTGCT GGTAAACATGGCCGCCGCAGGGGAGGCTGCGACTCCAAGGTGGTGCCCCGGCGGCGTCCACCCCGAGCCCAGTCACCGCCTCCACCTCCTCCACCGCAGCCTCCAGAGTCTCCAGAGCTG CACCCCAGAGCCCTGGCCCCCTCGCCACCTGCTGAATTCATCTATTACTGTGTAGACGAGGACGAGCTA CAGCCTTACACAAACCGTCGGCAGAACCGCAAATGTGGGGCCTGTGCAGCCTGCCTGCGGCGGATGGACTGTGGCCACTGCGACTTCTGCTGTGACAAGCCCAAATTCGGGGGCAGCAACCAGAAGCGCCAGAAGTGTCGCTGGCGCCAGTGCCTGCAGTTTGCTATG AAGCGGCTCCTGCCAAGTGTCTGGGCAGAGTCCGAAGATGGGGCATCGCCGCCCCCAGCTCACCCTCGTCGAAAGAGGCCTGGCTCTACTCGAAGGCCCCATCTGGGTCAGACTCTGAAGCCTCCCTTGGCCACACCCACAGCTCAACCAGACCGAGCCCAGACTCCAGTGAAGGAGGAAGCGGGCGGCGGCTTTGTGCTGCCCCCACCTGGCACTGACCTTGTGTTCTTACGGGAGGGTGCGAGCAGCCCCGTGCCAGTGCCTGGCCCAGCCTCGGCTGCCACAGAAGCTCGGCTGCAG GAGGCCCAGTGCCCTGGCCTGAGTTGGGTTGTGGCCTTACCCCAGGTGAAGCAAGAGAAGGCGGATGCCCAGGAAGACTGGACACCGGGCTCAGCCATCCTGACTTCTCCTGTATTGCTGCCCGGCTGCCCCAGCAAG GCAGTAGACCCAGGCCTGCCATCAGTGAAGCAAGAGCCACCTGACCCTGAGGAGGACAAGGAGGACAACAAGGATGACTCCACCTCTGACTTGGccccagaggaggaggcaggaggggctggCACGCCCGTG ATCACGGAGATTTTCAGCCTGGGTGGATCCCGCCTCCGGGACACAGCAGTCTGGTTGCCAAG gCTACGTAAACTCTTAGCAGTaaatgaaaatgagtattttacCGAGCTTCAGTTGAAAGAAGAAGCATTATAG
- the MBD1 gene encoding methyl-CpG-binding domain protein 1 isoform X6, with amino-acid sequence MAEDWLDCPALGPGWKRREVFRKSGATCGRSDTYYQSPTGDRIRSKVELTRYLGPACDLTLFDFKQGVLCYPSPKDHSLAITSRKRKKPSKPAKARKCQVGPQKSEVRKETPRDDTKADTDTVPASLPAPGCCENCGISFSGDGTRRQRLKTLCKDCRAQRIAFNREQRMFKRVGCGECTACQVKEDCGACSTCLLQLPRDVASGLFCKCERRRCLRIVERSRGCGVCRGCQTREDCGRCRVCLRPPRPGLRRQWKCVQRRCLRGKHGRRRGGCDSKVVPRRRPPRAQSPPPPPPPQPPESPELHPRALAPSPPAEFIYYCVDEDELQPYTNRRQNRKCGACAACLRRMDCGHCDFCCDKPKFGGSNQKRQKCRWRQCLQFAMKRLLPSVWAESEDGASPPPAHPRRKRPGSTRRPHLGQTLKPPLATPTAQPDRAQTPVKEEAGGGFVLPPPGTDLVFLREGASSPVPVPGPASAATEARLQEAQCPGLSWVVALPQVKQEKADAQEDWTPGSAILTSPVLLPGCPSKAVDPGLPSVKQEPPDPEEDKEDNKDDSTSDLAPEEEAGGAGTPVITEIFSLGGSRLRDTAVWLPSLQGRQSGREDGCKMWETEDILAPTSTSWKPQGWPGSHVSLSPPPASMTWVSCRRNWCPSSQS; translated from the exons ATGGCTGAGGACTGGCTGGACTGCCCAGCCCTGGGCCCCGGCTGGAAGCGCCGTGAGGTTTTTCGCAAGTCAGGTGCCACCTGCGGACGCTCAGACACCTACTACCAGAG CCCCACAGGAGACAGGATCCGAAGCAAAGTTGAGCTGACCCGATACCTGGGCCCTGCATGTGATCTCACCCTCTTTGACTTCAAACAAGGCGTCCTCTGCTATCCATCCCCCAAG GACCATTCCTTGGCCATCACCAGCAGGAAGCGGAAGAAGCCTTCGAAGCCAGCCAAGGCTCGGAAGTGTCAGGTTGGACCTCAGAAGAGTGAAGTCAGGAAGGAGACACCAAGGGATGACACCAAGGCTGACACTGACACAGTCCCAGCTTCACTTCCTGCACCTGG GTGCTGTGAGAACTGTGGAATCAGCTTTTCAGGAGATGGTACCCGAAGGCAGCGGCTCAAGACTTTATGCAAGGACTGCCGAG CACAGAGGATTGCTTTCAATCGGGAGCAGAGGATGTTTAAG CGTGTGGGCTGTGGGGAGTGCACGGCCTGCCAGGTGAAGGAAGACTGCGGGGCCTGCTCCACCTGCCTCCTGCAGCTGCCCCGCGATGTGGCCTCGGGGCTGTTCTGCAAGTGTGAGCGAAGACGGTGCCTCCGAATTGTGGAAAGG AGCCGAGGGTGTGGCGTGTGCCGGGGCTGTCAGACCCGAGAGGACTGTGGCCGCTGTCGAGTCTGCCTTCGCCCTCCCCGCCCTGGGCTCCGGCGCCAGTGGAAGTGCGTCCAGCGGCGCTGCCTCCGG GGTAAACATGGCCGCCGCAGGGGAGGCTGCGACTCCAAGGTGGTGCCCCGGCGGCGTCCACCCCGAGCCCAGTCACCGCCTCCACCTCCTCCACCGCAGCCTCCAGAGTCTCCAGAGCTG CACCCCAGAGCCCTGGCCCCCTCGCCACCTGCTGAATTCATCTATTACTGTGTAGACGAGGACGAGCTA CAGCCTTACACAAACCGTCGGCAGAACCGCAAATGTGGGGCCTGTGCAGCCTGCCTGCGGCGGATGGACTGTGGCCACTGCGACTTCTGCTGTGACAAGCCCAAATTCGGGGGCAGCAACCAGAAGCGCCAGAAGTGTCGCTGGCGCCAGTGCCTGCAGTTTGCTATG AAGCGGCTCCTGCCAAGTGTCTGGGCAGAGTCCGAAGATGGGGCATCGCCGCCCCCAGCTCACCCTCGTCGAAAGAGGCCTGGCTCTACTCGAAGGCCCCATCTGGGTCAGACTCTGAAGCCTCCCTTGGCCACACCCACAGCTCAACCAGACCGAGCCCAGACTCCAGTGAAGGAGGAAGCGGGCGGCGGCTTTGTGCTGCCCCCACCTGGCACTGACCTTGTGTTCTTACGGGAGGGTGCGAGCAGCCCCGTGCCAGTGCCTGGCCCAGCCTCGGCTGCCACAGAAGCTCGGCTGCAG GAGGCCCAGTGCCCTGGCCTGAGTTGGGTTGTGGCCTTACCCCAGGTGAAGCAAGAGAAGGCGGATGCCCAGGAAGACTGGACACCGGGCTCAGCCATCCTGACTTCTCCTGTATTGCTGCCCGGCTGCCCCAGCAAG GCAGTAGACCCAGGCCTGCCATCAGTGAAGCAAGAGCCACCTGACCCTGAGGAGGACAAGGAGGACAACAAGGATGACTCCACCTCTGACTTGGccccagaggaggaggcaggaggggctggCACGCCCGTG ATCACGGAGATTTTCAGCCTGGGTGGATCCCGCCTCCGGGACACAGCAGTCTGGTTGCCAAG TCTGCAGGGCAGGCAATCGGGAAGGGAAGATGGATGTAAAATGTGGGAGACGGAGGACATACTGGCGCCcacaagcacaagctggaaaccgCAAGGATGGCCTGGAAGCCATGTCAGCCTCTCACCACCTCCAGCTTCGATGACGTGGGTGTCCTGCAGAAGAAACTGGTGCCCTTCATCACAGAGTTAA
- the MBD1 gene encoding methyl-CpG-binding domain protein 1 isoform X9, whose product MAEDWLDCPALGPGWKRREVFRKSGATCGRSDTYYQSPTGDRIRSKVELTRYLGPACDLTLFDFKQGVLCYPSPKDHSLAITSRKRKKPSKPAKARKCQVGPQKSEVRKETPRDDTKADTDTVPASLPAPGCCENCGISFSGDGTRRQRLKTLCKDCRAQRIAFNREQRMFKRVGCGECTACQVKEDCGACSTCLLQLPRDVASGLFCKCERRRCLRIVERSRGCGVCRGCQTREDCGRCRVCLRPPRPGLRRQWKCVQRRCLRGKHGRRRGGCDSKVVPRRRPPRAQSPPPPPPPQPPESPELHPRALAPSPPAEFIYYCVDEDELQPYTNRRQNRKCGACAACLRRMDCGHCDFCCDKPKFGGSNQKRQKCRWRQCLQFAMKRLLPSVWAESEDGASPPPAHPRRKRPGSTRRPHLGQTLKPPLATPTAQPDRAQTPVKEEAGGGFVLPPPGTDLVFLREGASSPVPVPGPASAATEARLQVKQEKADAQEDWTPGSAILTSPVLLPGCPSKAVDPGLPSVKQEPPDPEEDKEDNKDDSTSDLAPEEEAGGAGTPVITEIFSLGGSRLRDTAVWLPSLQGRQSGREDGCKMWETEDILAPTSTSWKPQGWPGSHVSLSPPPASMTWVSCRRNWCPSSQS is encoded by the exons ATGGCTGAGGACTGGCTGGACTGCCCAGCCCTGGGCCCCGGCTGGAAGCGCCGTGAGGTTTTTCGCAAGTCAGGTGCCACCTGCGGACGCTCAGACACCTACTACCAGAG CCCCACAGGAGACAGGATCCGAAGCAAAGTTGAGCTGACCCGATACCTGGGCCCTGCATGTGATCTCACCCTCTTTGACTTCAAACAAGGCGTCCTCTGCTATCCATCCCCCAAG GACCATTCCTTGGCCATCACCAGCAGGAAGCGGAAGAAGCCTTCGAAGCCAGCCAAGGCTCGGAAGTGTCAGGTTGGACCTCAGAAGAGTGAAGTCAGGAAGGAGACACCAAGGGATGACACCAAGGCTGACACTGACACAGTCCCAGCTTCACTTCCTGCACCTGG GTGCTGTGAGAACTGTGGAATCAGCTTTTCAGGAGATGGTACCCGAAGGCAGCGGCTCAAGACTTTATGCAAGGACTGCCGAG CACAGAGGATTGCTTTCAATCGGGAGCAGAGGATGTTTAAG CGTGTGGGCTGTGGGGAGTGCACGGCCTGCCAGGTGAAGGAAGACTGCGGGGCCTGCTCCACCTGCCTCCTGCAGCTGCCCCGCGATGTGGCCTCGGGGCTGTTCTGCAAGTGTGAGCGAAGACGGTGCCTCCGAATTGTGGAAAGG AGCCGAGGGTGTGGCGTGTGCCGGGGCTGTCAGACCCGAGAGGACTGTGGCCGCTGTCGAGTCTGCCTTCGCCCTCCCCGCCCTGGGCTCCGGCGCCAGTGGAAGTGCGTCCAGCGGCGCTGCCTCCGG GGTAAACATGGCCGCCGCAGGGGAGGCTGCGACTCCAAGGTGGTGCCCCGGCGGCGTCCACCCCGAGCCCAGTCACCGCCTCCACCTCCTCCACCGCAGCCTCCAGAGTCTCCAGAGCTG CACCCCAGAGCCCTGGCCCCCTCGCCACCTGCTGAATTCATCTATTACTGTGTAGACGAGGACGAGCTA CAGCCTTACACAAACCGTCGGCAGAACCGCAAATGTGGGGCCTGTGCAGCCTGCCTGCGGCGGATGGACTGTGGCCACTGCGACTTCTGCTGTGACAAGCCCAAATTCGGGGGCAGCAACCAGAAGCGCCAGAAGTGTCGCTGGCGCCAGTGCCTGCAGTTTGCTATG AAGCGGCTCCTGCCAAGTGTCTGGGCAGAGTCCGAAGATGGGGCATCGCCGCCCCCAGCTCACCCTCGTCGAAAGAGGCCTGGCTCTACTCGAAGGCCCCATCTGGGTCAGACTCTGAAGCCTCCCTTGGCCACACCCACAGCTCAACCAGACCGAGCCCAGACTCCAGTGAAGGAGGAAGCGGGCGGCGGCTTTGTGCTGCCCCCACCTGGCACTGACCTTGTGTTCTTACGGGAGGGTGCGAGCAGCCCCGTGCCAGTGCCTGGCCCAGCCTCGGCTGCCACAGAAGCTCGGCTGCAG GTGAAGCAAGAGAAGGCGGATGCCCAGGAAGACTGGACACCGGGCTCAGCCATCCTGACTTCTCCTGTATTGCTGCCCGGCTGCCCCAGCAAG GCAGTAGACCCAGGCCTGCCATCAGTGAAGCAAGAGCCACCTGACCCTGAGGAGGACAAGGAGGACAACAAGGATGACTCCACCTCTGACTTGGccccagaggaggaggcaggaggggctggCACGCCCGTG ATCACGGAGATTTTCAGCCTGGGTGGATCCCGCCTCCGGGACACAGCAGTCTGGTTGCCAAG TCTGCAGGGCAGGCAATCGGGAAGGGAAGATGGATGTAAAATGTGGGAGACGGAGGACATACTGGCGCCcacaagcacaagctggaaaccgCAAGGATGGCCTGGAAGCCATGTCAGCCTCTCACCACCTCCAGCTTCGATGACGTGGGTGTCCTGCAGAAGAAACTGGTGCCCTTCATCACAGAGTTAA
- the MBD1 gene encoding methyl-CpG-binding domain protein 1 isoform X11: protein MAEDWLDCPALGPGWKRREVFRKSGATCGRSDTYYQSPTGDRIRSKVELTRYLGPACDLTLFDFKQGVLCYPSPKDHSLAITSRKRKKPSKPAKARKCQVGPQKSEVRKETPRDDTKADTDTVPASLPAPGCCENCGISFSGDGTRRQRLKTLCKDCRAQRIAFNREQRMFKRVGCGECTACQVKEDCGACSTCLLQLPRDVASGLFCKCERRRCLRIVERSRGCGVCRGCQTREDCGRCRVCLRPPRPGLRRQWKCVQRRCLRHLAHRLRRHHQRCQRRPPLAVAPPAGKHGRRRGGCDSKVVPRRRPPRAQSPPPPPPPQPPESPELHPRALAPSPPAEFIYYCVDEDELQPYTNRRQNRKCGACAACLRRMDCGHCDFCCDKPKFGGSNQKRQKCRWRQCLQFAMKRLLPSVWAESEDGASPPPAHPRRKRPGSTRRPHLGQTLKPPLATPTAQPDRAQTPVKEEAGGGFVLPPPGTDLVFLREGASSPVPVPGPASAATEARLQAVDPGLPSVKQEPPDPEEDKEDNKDDSTSDLAPEEEAGGAGTPVITEIFSLGGSRLRDTAVWLPSLQGRQSGREDGCKMWETEDILAPTSTSWKPQGWPGSHVSLSPPPASMTWVSCRRNWCPSSQS, encoded by the exons ATGGCTGAGGACTGGCTGGACTGCCCAGCCCTGGGCCCCGGCTGGAAGCGCCGTGAGGTTTTTCGCAAGTCAGGTGCCACCTGCGGACGCTCAGACACCTACTACCAGAG CCCCACAGGAGACAGGATCCGAAGCAAAGTTGAGCTGACCCGATACCTGGGCCCTGCATGTGATCTCACCCTCTTTGACTTCAAACAAGGCGTCCTCTGCTATCCATCCCCCAAG GACCATTCCTTGGCCATCACCAGCAGGAAGCGGAAGAAGCCTTCGAAGCCAGCCAAGGCTCGGAAGTGTCAGGTTGGACCTCAGAAGAGTGAAGTCAGGAAGGAGACACCAAGGGATGACACCAAGGCTGACACTGACACAGTCCCAGCTTCACTTCCTGCACCTGG GTGCTGTGAGAACTGTGGAATCAGCTTTTCAGGAGATGGTACCCGAAGGCAGCGGCTCAAGACTTTATGCAAGGACTGCCGAG CACAGAGGATTGCTTTCAATCGGGAGCAGAGGATGTTTAAG CGTGTGGGCTGTGGGGAGTGCACGGCCTGCCAGGTGAAGGAAGACTGCGGGGCCTGCTCCACCTGCCTCCTGCAGCTGCCCCGCGATGTGGCCTCGGGGCTGTTCTGCAAGTGTGAGCGAAGACGGTGCCTCCGAATTGTGGAAAGG AGCCGAGGGTGTGGCGTGTGCCGGGGCTGTCAGACCCGAGAGGACTGTGGCCGCTGTCGAGTCTGCCTTCGCCCTCCCCGCCCTGGGCTCCGGCGCCAGTGGAAGTGCGTCCAGCGGCGCTGCCTCCGG CACCTTGCCCACCGCCTCCGTCGCCACCATCAGCGATGTCAACGACGCCCTCCCCTCGCTGTGGCTCCCCCTGCT GGTAAACATGGCCGCCGCAGGGGAGGCTGCGACTCCAAGGTGGTGCCCCGGCGGCGTCCACCCCGAGCCCAGTCACCGCCTCCACCTCCTCCACCGCAGCCTCCAGAGTCTCCAGAGCTG CACCCCAGAGCCCTGGCCCCCTCGCCACCTGCTGAATTCATCTATTACTGTGTAGACGAGGACGAGCTA CAGCCTTACACAAACCGTCGGCAGAACCGCAAATGTGGGGCCTGTGCAGCCTGCCTGCGGCGGATGGACTGTGGCCACTGCGACTTCTGCTGTGACAAGCCCAAATTCGGGGGCAGCAACCAGAAGCGCCAGAAGTGTCGCTGGCGCCAGTGCCTGCAGTTTGCTATG AAGCGGCTCCTGCCAAGTGTCTGGGCAGAGTCCGAAGATGGGGCATCGCCGCCCCCAGCTCACCCTCGTCGAAAGAGGCCTGGCTCTACTCGAAGGCCCCATCTGGGTCAGACTCTGAAGCCTCCCTTGGCCACACCCACAGCTCAACCAGACCGAGCCCAGACTCCAGTGAAGGAGGAAGCGGGCGGCGGCTTTGTGCTGCCCCCACCTGGCACTGACCTTGTGTTCTTACGGGAGGGTGCGAGCAGCCCCGTGCCAGTGCCTGGCCCAGCCTCGGCTGCCACAGAAGCTCGGCTGCAG GCAGTAGACCCAGGCCTGCCATCAGTGAAGCAAGAGCCACCTGACCCTGAGGAGGACAAGGAGGACAACAAGGATGACTCCACCTCTGACTTGGccccagaggaggaggcaggaggggctggCACGCCCGTG ATCACGGAGATTTTCAGCCTGGGTGGATCCCGCCTCCGGGACACAGCAGTCTGGTTGCCAAG TCTGCAGGGCAGGCAATCGGGAAGGGAAGATGGATGTAAAATGTGGGAGACGGAGGACATACTGGCGCCcacaagcacaagctggaaaccgCAAGGATGGCCTGGAAGCCATGTCAGCCTCTCACCACCTCCAGCTTCGATGACGTGGGTGTCCTGCAGAAGAAACTGGTGCCCTTCATCACAGAGTTAA
- the MBD1 gene encoding methyl-CpG-binding domain protein 1 isoform X4 — protein sequence MAEDWLDCPALGPGWKRREVFRKSGATCGRSDTYYQSPTGDRIRSKVELTRYLGPACDLTLFDFKQGVLCYPSPKDHSLAITSRKRKKPSKPAKARKCQVGPQKSEVRKETPRDDTKADTDTVPASLPAPGCCENCGISFSGDGTRRQRLKTLCKDCRAQRIAFNREQRMFKRVGCGECTACQVKEDCGACSTCLLQLPRDVASGLFCKCERRRCLRIVERSRGCGVCRGCQTREDCGRCRVCLRPPRPGLRRQWKCVQRRCLRHLAHRLRRHHQRCQRRPPLAVAPPAGKHGRRRGGCDSKVVPRRRPPRAQSPPPPPPPQPPESPELHPRALAPSPPAEFIYYCVDEDELQPYTNRRQNRKCGACAACLRRMDCGHCDFCCDKPKFGGSNQKRQKCRWRQCLQFAMKRLLPSVWAESEDGASPPPAHPRRKRPGSTRRPHLGQTLKPPLATPTAQPDRAQTPVKEEAGGGFVLPPPGTDLVFLREGASSPVPVPGPASAATEARLQVKQEKADAQEDWTPGSAILTSPVLLPGCPSKAVDPGLPSVKQEPPDPEEDKEDNKDDSTSDLAPEEEAGGAGTPVITEIFSLGGSRLRDTAVWLPSLQGRQSGREDGCKMWETEDILAPTSTSWKPQGWPGSHVSLSPPPASMTWVSCRRNWCPSSQS from the exons ATGGCTGAGGACTGGCTGGACTGCCCAGCCCTGGGCCCCGGCTGGAAGCGCCGTGAGGTTTTTCGCAAGTCAGGTGCCACCTGCGGACGCTCAGACACCTACTACCAGAG CCCCACAGGAGACAGGATCCGAAGCAAAGTTGAGCTGACCCGATACCTGGGCCCTGCATGTGATCTCACCCTCTTTGACTTCAAACAAGGCGTCCTCTGCTATCCATCCCCCAAG GACCATTCCTTGGCCATCACCAGCAGGAAGCGGAAGAAGCCTTCGAAGCCAGCCAAGGCTCGGAAGTGTCAGGTTGGACCTCAGAAGAGTGAAGTCAGGAAGGAGACACCAAGGGATGACACCAAGGCTGACACTGACACAGTCCCAGCTTCACTTCCTGCACCTGG GTGCTGTGAGAACTGTGGAATCAGCTTTTCAGGAGATGGTACCCGAAGGCAGCGGCTCAAGACTTTATGCAAGGACTGCCGAG CACAGAGGATTGCTTTCAATCGGGAGCAGAGGATGTTTAAG CGTGTGGGCTGTGGGGAGTGCACGGCCTGCCAGGTGAAGGAAGACTGCGGGGCCTGCTCCACCTGCCTCCTGCAGCTGCCCCGCGATGTGGCCTCGGGGCTGTTCTGCAAGTGTGAGCGAAGACGGTGCCTCCGAATTGTGGAAAGG AGCCGAGGGTGTGGCGTGTGCCGGGGCTGTCAGACCCGAGAGGACTGTGGCCGCTGTCGAGTCTGCCTTCGCCCTCCCCGCCCTGGGCTCCGGCGCCAGTGGAAGTGCGTCCAGCGGCGCTGCCTCCGG CACCTTGCCCACCGCCTCCGTCGCCACCATCAGCGATGTCAACGACGCCCTCCCCTCGCTGTGGCTCCCCCTGCT GGTAAACATGGCCGCCGCAGGGGAGGCTGCGACTCCAAGGTGGTGCCCCGGCGGCGTCCACCCCGAGCCCAGTCACCGCCTCCACCTCCTCCACCGCAGCCTCCAGAGTCTCCAGAGCTG CACCCCAGAGCCCTGGCCCCCTCGCCACCTGCTGAATTCATCTATTACTGTGTAGACGAGGACGAGCTA CAGCCTTACACAAACCGTCGGCAGAACCGCAAATGTGGGGCCTGTGCAGCCTGCCTGCGGCGGATGGACTGTGGCCACTGCGACTTCTGCTGTGACAAGCCCAAATTCGGGGGCAGCAACCAGAAGCGCCAGAAGTGTCGCTGGCGCCAGTGCCTGCAGTTTGCTATG AAGCGGCTCCTGCCAAGTGTCTGGGCAGAGTCCGAAGATGGGGCATCGCCGCCCCCAGCTCACCCTCGTCGAAAGAGGCCTGGCTCTACTCGAAGGCCCCATCTGGGTCAGACTCTGAAGCCTCCCTTGGCCACACCCACAGCTCAACCAGACCGAGCCCAGACTCCAGTGAAGGAGGAAGCGGGCGGCGGCTTTGTGCTGCCCCCACCTGGCACTGACCTTGTGTTCTTACGGGAGGGTGCGAGCAGCCCCGTGCCAGTGCCTGGCCCAGCCTCGGCTGCCACAGAAGCTCGGCTGCAG GTGAAGCAAGAGAAGGCGGATGCCCAGGAAGACTGGACACCGGGCTCAGCCATCCTGACTTCTCCTGTATTGCTGCCCGGCTGCCCCAGCAAG GCAGTAGACCCAGGCCTGCCATCAGTGAAGCAAGAGCCACCTGACCCTGAGGAGGACAAGGAGGACAACAAGGATGACTCCACCTCTGACTTGGccccagaggaggaggcaggaggggctggCACGCCCGTG ATCACGGAGATTTTCAGCCTGGGTGGATCCCGCCTCCGGGACACAGCAGTCTGGTTGCCAAG TCTGCAGGGCAGGCAATCGGGAAGGGAAGATGGATGTAAAATGTGGGAGACGGAGGACATACTGGCGCCcacaagcacaagctggaaaccgCAAGGATGGCCTGGAAGCCATGTCAGCCTCTCACCACCTCCAGCTTCGATGACGTGGGTGTCCTGCAGAAGAAACTGGTGCCCTTCATCACAGAGTTAA